Proteins encoded within one genomic window of Gimesia sp.:
- a CDS encoding NERD domain-containing protein, with protein MARLIPKIAPQDISNIGERDVAMALVDQLPDDVIIYHSYPWLKSDRNDFTKKVTLREGEADFVIVHPKAGILILEVKGGEIHYDHENRGWYRQEASRRVQIKDPFEQARGSTHILEQGIRKESFPNEKTIPCPYGYAVIFPHCEFSGPAPPGADTSMIFSGPDLEFLGQRITKLLGLWKRGTNSVNLTKHQMTGIQLALSPAFQLLPVLFRQVKEQEDRLLRLTDDQVRLLQFLGAHKRAAIKGVAGSGKTILAIAQAQRFAREGLKTLFVCYNKSLAEWLEASLPDELRNLIQIDTFHGLCAEWCRKARIPFAPKWNDGGNFWRTTAPDLLLNALEIVPDKFDAVVVDEGQDFEADWWIALEMLNSGGEEGPFYIFFDPAQNLFVGQTLSIPDVGAPFDLPTNCRNTKQIALTCGKIRNVEIPVRPDAPDGVVTEVAVIPQPDARAQKIRQIVEAWIGKGKLKASQIAVLSPFDKNKSCLADDTKIGKIPLCINPNEWRAEKGVLFATIRSFKGLEADAIIVTDVPNPETTKYFSVSDFYVGCSRAKHLLVVLTTEKGIIT; from the coding sequence ATGGCCAGATTGATTCCTAAAATTGCACCGCAAGATATTTCAAACATAGGTGAACGTGATGTGGCAATGGCGCTCGTGGACCAACTCCCCGATGATGTCATCATTTACCACAGCTACCCATGGCTAAAATCAGATCGCAATGACTTCACGAAGAAGGTAACACTCAGGGAAGGAGAGGCAGATTTTGTCATCGTGCATCCCAAGGCCGGAATTTTGATTCTCGAAGTCAAAGGCGGCGAGATTCACTATGACCATGAAAATCGTGGCTGGTATCGTCAAGAAGCTTCCCGACGAGTTCAAATTAAAGATCCCTTCGAACAGGCACGGGGTAGTACCCATATCCTCGAGCAAGGAATTCGCAAGGAATCGTTTCCGAATGAAAAGACGATTCCGTGCCCCTATGGTTACGCTGTGATCTTCCCTCATTGTGAGTTCAGCGGCCCGGCACCTCCCGGTGCTGACACCAGCATGATCTTCTCAGGTCCAGATCTTGAGTTCTTGGGGCAAAGGATTACGAAGCTTTTGGGATTGTGGAAGCGTGGGACAAATTCAGTAAATCTCACCAAGCATCAGATGACTGGCATCCAATTGGCTTTGTCTCCAGCGTTCCAACTTCTTCCAGTGTTATTTCGACAGGTCAAGGAGCAGGAAGATCGACTTCTTCGTCTCACTGATGATCAGGTTCGATTATTACAATTTCTTGGTGCTCACAAAAGAGCAGCAATTAAGGGGGTGGCTGGCTCTGGGAAAACTATTTTAGCAATCGCCCAAGCACAAAGGTTTGCTCGTGAGGGGTTAAAGACACTTTTTGTATGTTACAACAAATCTCTTGCGGAATGGCTTGAAGCCAGCTTGCCTGATGAGCTTCGTAATCTGATTCAGATAGATACGTTTCACGGTTTGTGTGCCGAGTGGTGCCGAAAGGCAAGAATTCCCTTTGCTCCTAAATGGAATGACGGCGGTAATTTTTGGCGAACGACCGCACCCGACTTGCTTTTGAACGCTTTGGAAATTGTTCCTGATAAATTTGATGCTGTAGTTGTTGATGAAGGTCAGGACTTCGAAGCTGATTGGTGGATCGCATTGGAGATGCTAAATAGCGGCGGTGAAGAAGGTCCGTTTTATATTTTCTTTGACCCAGCCCAAAACTTATTTGTTGGCCAAACGCTTTCGATTCCTGATGTCGGTGCCCCGTTCGACTTACCAACCAACTGCCGGAACACCAAACAAATTGCACTGACTTGCGGAAAAATCCGGAATGTAGAAATTCCTGTCAGGCCAGACGCACCAGATGGTGTTGTGACTGAGGTAGCAGTAATTCCACAGCCTGATGCTCGTGCCCAAAAAATCCGTCAGATTGTTGAAGCATGGATAGGCAAGGGGAAGTTGAAGGCATCTCAGATTGCTGTGTTATCACCATTTGACAAAAATAAATCTTGTCTAGCCGATGATACAAAGATTGGAAAAATCCCGCTTTGCATTAACCCTAATGAATGGCGTGCTGAAAAGGGGGTGTTGTTTGCAACCATCCGAAGTTTCAAAGGACTTGAGGCTGACGCCATCATCGTGACTGATGTACCGAATCCAGAGACTACAAAATATTTTTCGGTGTCGGATTTTTACGTTGGTTGCTCCAGAGCAAAGCATTTGCTTGTAGTGCTGACCACTGAAAAGGGAATTATAACATGA
- a CDS encoding AAA family ATPase, which produces MLKFNPFQPGQIVSPSMFAGRLEELLALEKALFQTKNGNPSHFLIHGERGIGKSSLLLYLDYLARGAFESLNKETYSFVTATIELEIGNTYEDIVRKTGAELSRSLKRHETFKTLLKKGWDFLTRWEVFGVKYDRSDDLTRSQLFEELCDSVLETSNRLKDQCDGVLLLIDECDKPSADAHLGEFAKIFTERLSRLGATNVILGLSGISNVLDKMRKSHESSLRVFQQFELEPLPIEEARTILENGIREANSRNKDSIEIDDDVVDWIAGRGSQGYPHFIQEYAYAAFDADTDNHITIGDLNEGVYRENGALAQLGKKYFENMYLDQIGSDDYRKVLQVMSEYMDNFVTKATLREETGLKNYTLSNAISALTKRNIVVAKKGQKGEYRLPSKSFAIWIKTYASKGE; this is translated from the coding sequence ATGCTTAAATTTAATCCATTCCAGCCGGGGCAGATCGTCAGCCCATCAATGTTCGCAGGCCGCCTTGAGGAGCTTCTTGCGCTTGAAAAGGCGCTCTTCCAAACCAAGAACGGAAACCCATCTCATTTCCTGATTCATGGTGAACGAGGCATCGGGAAGTCGTCCCTGCTACTGTATCTCGACTATCTCGCAAGAGGTGCTTTTGAATCGTTAAACAAAGAGACATATAGCTTCGTCACCGCAACCATAGAACTTGAGATCGGTAACACTTACGAAGACATCGTTAGGAAAACAGGCGCTGAACTTTCTCGTTCACTCAAACGCCACGAAACGTTCAAGACGTTGCTTAAGAAAGGCTGGGATTTCCTCACTCGATGGGAAGTATTCGGTGTCAAGTATGACAGGTCGGATGACTTGACACGCTCGCAACTCTTCGAGGAACTTTGCGACTCTGTTTTGGAGACATCAAATCGTCTGAAGGATCAATGTGATGGTGTCCTGCTGCTGATTGATGAATGTGACAAACCATCCGCCGATGCCCATTTAGGTGAGTTCGCCAAGATATTCACTGAGCGACTGTCTCGCCTCGGAGCAACGAATGTCATTTTGGGACTCTCTGGCATATCCAATGTGCTGGATAAAATGCGAAAGAGTCATGAATCCTCGTTACGGGTATTTCAGCAATTCGAGCTTGAGCCTCTGCCGATTGAGGAAGCCAGAACGATTCTTGAAAATGGTATCAGGGAGGCAAACAGTCGAAACAAAGATTCAATCGAGATTGATGATGACGTAGTAGATTGGATTGCTGGGCGTGGATCACAAGGATACCCGCATTTCATCCAAGAATACGCATACGCAGCATTTGACGCTGATACGGACAACCACATTACTATCGGCGATCTAAACGAAGGGGTCTATCGAGAAAATGGAGCGTTGGCTCAGCTTGGTAAGAAATATTTCGAGAACATGTACCTCGACCAAATCGGTTCTGACGACTATCGGAAGGTACTTCAGGTCATGTCCGAATACATGGATAACTTCGTAACAAAAGCAACCCTGCGAGAAGAAACGGGACTTAAGAATTACACGCTATCGAATGCGATCTCAGCACTCACAAAGCGGAACATCGTGGTCGCAAAGAAAGGCCAAAAAGGAGAATATCGCCTTCCATCGAAATCATTTGCTATTTGGATCAAGACATACGCATCTAAAGGTGAATAG
- a CDS encoding DUF6884 domain-containing protein, which produces MTLNAMIEKLLVIVPCGQKKVWDKDPNAGSIVAKDAYTGPPFVVNKLFAEHFSESWVILSAKHGFIDPDFEIPGPYNVTFKRRSSNPVTNATLSEQVRSLQLDQFSDVVGLGGKEYRSAIKDAFHSTSARLHFPFAGLPIGKAMQAIKKAITEDIPFRTGKTSSMIQTRKSVIRAIEEYERLGRDHFLEHYGFRKAKSYMLIHKGKPYDSKAIVGVAFGYENPGQGPLKSSDFSGGASTVQFWLEQLGFEVRKMDSEMSDKPKKTSPSPAPKSLSEVNNDSGSGICHKLHQLLNDLPVFDFDFSMDEIPKNGIYLLFENGEQAHGTNRIVRIGTHTGDNQLRSRLTQHFLNSNKDRSIFRKNIGRCLLNRDNDPFLEQWELDLTTRAAKDAHVDQIDFDKQKKVEELVTDYMQSNFRFVVFEVPTKEQRLWLEARIISTVSRCEVCPTSSDWLGSHSPKQKIRESGLWQVNELYKTPFTGEEFNEKCVPLFQR; this is translated from the coding sequence TTGACATTAAACGCCATGATTGAAAAATTGCTGGTCATCGTTCCTTGCGGACAGAAAAAAGTCTGGGACAAAGATCCGAATGCAGGTTCCATTGTCGCCAAAGATGCTTATACTGGTCCACCATTTGTCGTCAATAAGCTGTTCGCTGAACATTTTAGCGAATCGTGGGTAATCTTGAGTGCTAAGCACGGGTTCATTGATCCTGATTTCGAGATTCCCGGACCATACAACGTGACCTTCAAGCGGAGGTCCAGCAATCCTGTGACCAACGCTACATTGTCAGAGCAGGTTCGGAGTCTTCAGCTTGACCAGTTCTCTGATGTAGTAGGGCTTGGTGGCAAGGAGTATCGGTCCGCAATCAAGGATGCGTTTCATTCTACGTCGGCACGACTTCACTTTCCATTTGCTGGCCTTCCAATTGGCAAGGCGATGCAGGCGATTAAGAAAGCAATCACCGAAGACATTCCATTTAGGACTGGAAAGACATCTTCAATGATCCAGACACGAAAATCCGTCATTCGAGCAATCGAAGAATATGAACGATTAGGGCGGGATCACTTTCTTGAGCATTACGGATTTAGGAAAGCCAAGAGTTACATGCTCATCCACAAAGGTAAACCTTACGATTCAAAAGCCATTGTGGGAGTGGCCTTCGGATACGAGAATCCCGGTCAAGGGCCACTGAAATCAAGTGACTTTTCGGGAGGTGCATCTACAGTCCAATTCTGGTTGGAACAACTTGGATTCGAGGTTAGAAAAATGGATTCTGAAATGAGCGACAAGCCAAAGAAAACGTCTCCATCACCGGCACCGAAATCTTTATCGGAAGTCAATAATGACAGTGGTTCGGGGATTTGCCATAAATTGCACCAGCTACTCAATGATTTACCGGTGTTTGATTTCGATTTCTCAATGGATGAAATTCCCAAGAACGGAATCTATCTCCTGTTTGAGAATGGTGAACAGGCTCATGGAACAAATCGAATTGTTCGTATCGGAACTCATACTGGTGACAATCAATTGCGATCTAGGCTGACTCAACATTTTCTGAATTCAAACAAGGATCGTAGTATTTTCCGAAAAAACATTGGCCGTTGCCTTTTGAATCGAGATAATGACCCATTCCTCGAACAGTGGGAACTGGATCTAACGACTCGTGCTGCCAAAGACGCTCACGTAGACCAAATCGACTTTGACAAGCAGAAAAAAGTCGAAGAACTTGTGACTGACTACATGCAGTCGAACTTTCGATTCGTCGTCTTTGAAGTCCCTACAAAAGAGCAAAGGCTGTGGCTGGAAGCAAGGATCATTTCAACTGTCTCACGTTGTGAAGTGTGCCCTACATCGAGTGACTGGCTTGGATCACATTCGCCAAAGCAGAAGATCCGTGAAAGCGGATTGTGGCAAGTCAACGAATTATACAAGACACCATTTACTGGCGAAGAGTTTAACGAAAAGTGTGTGCCTCTGTTTCAACGATAA
- a CDS encoding DUF5677 domain-containing protein, giving the protein MYFRDLVESEEEWQKYEKLLSDLAGFVRDCVQFLIDASAVAQIASAQDRCYSHATVLMLTRHVIESVDGVSVLVERGCAENCGPLLRSAFEAQLGLLYILDTDSKRRALSYQVAHAHRKIKAYRKCDPDDLLGKQLRAELKDDPMTKVFNQVPGDLQAMIANLESMFKKPEYAPIEAEWQASRKNKDPEWFALFGGPRDVRSLAIQLKLGAVYEGLYRSWSDVIHAGSGFNHVGPSDQPGTIMIRPIRHPDGLELACTFAAEFCLDTACALVQKYDSSQWERFREIYSENIGPHYVEISKGTLIEAPWR; this is encoded by the coding sequence ATGTATTTTCGTGATTTAGTTGAATCAGAAGAAGAGTGGCAGAAATACGAGAAACTTCTCTCGGACCTTGCTGGCTTTGTTCGTGACTGCGTGCAGTTTCTCATCGACGCATCCGCTGTTGCTCAAATCGCATCCGCTCAGGATCGTTGCTATTCCCATGCCACGGTGTTAATGCTCACCCGACATGTCATTGAGTCGGTAGATGGAGTGTCAGTTTTGGTTGAACGTGGTTGTGCCGAGAACTGCGGCCCTCTGCTCCGAAGTGCATTCGAGGCACAACTCGGCTTGCTTTACATCCTAGATACCGACAGCAAACGCCGGGCGCTTTCCTATCAAGTGGCCCATGCTCATCGAAAGATCAAGGCATATCGAAAGTGCGATCCAGATGATCTCTTGGGAAAGCAGCTTCGTGCGGAACTCAAAGACGATCCAATGACTAAAGTATTCAACCAAGTTCCGGGTGACTTGCAGGCGATGATCGCCAACTTGGAAAGCATGTTTAAGAAGCCTGAGTACGCCCCTATAGAAGCGGAATGGCAGGCATCACGCAAGAACAAAGACCCGGAGTGGTTTGCTCTCTTCGGCGGTCCTCGTGATGTCCGATCACTGGCAATCCAACTAAAGCTCGGAGCCGTTTATGAAGGACTCTATCGAAGTTGGTCGGACGTAATTCATGCGGGAAGCGGATTCAACCATGTTGGACCATCTGACCAACCCGGGACAATCATGATTCGGCCCATTCGACATCCAGACGGCCTTGAGTTAGCTTGCACTTTCGCTGCTGAGTTCTGCCTCGATACCGCATGTGCATTGGTCCAAAAGTACGACTCGTCGCAATGGGAGCGATTCCGAGAGATCTACTCGGAAAATATCGGCCCCCACTATGTGGAAATCAGCAAAGGAACGCTTATTGAAGCACCGTGGCGTTAA